One window of the Candidatus Tanganyikabacteria bacterium genome contains the following:
- a CDS encoding cation:proton antiporter, with the protein MTLPLLAAGHADPVGDLALHLAIVLAAARLGGYVARRLGQPPVLGELVVGVLLGNLAFTGLGLFDAIKGDQWLALVAGLGVLVLLFEVGIESTVRQMLQVGASAALVAFLGVAAPFGLGWGLGVLLLPQHGTLFHAFLGATLCATSIGITARVLKDLDLSASKEARVVLGAAVLDDVLGLVVLAVVVGAASAATGASSTAAGASSTAIGAAGGLDMAALGWVLLKAFLFLAGAVVLGLHMSPWLYAFASRLRMEGLLLTLCLAFCFLMAWIAHFIGLAPIVGAFAAGLILVDTEYEEGGRRHTLEEQVRPIATVLGPLFFVLMGMKTDLGALLRPEVLGVALLLTLVAVAGKAVAGLGVLERGVSRLGVGIGMVPRGEVGLVFAGVGAQLVVDGRPLLDGGTFAAIVLMVVLTTLITPPALRWVLARRQADPAAEA; encoded by the coding sequence ATGACGCTACCCCTGCTGGCGGCCGGCCACGCGGATCCGGTGGGCGATCTGGCGCTGCACCTGGCGATCGTCCTGGCCGCCGCGCGGCTGGGGGGCTACGTCGCCAGGCGCCTCGGGCAGCCCCCGGTCCTGGGCGAACTCGTCGTCGGCGTCTTGCTGGGCAACCTCGCTTTCACCGGTCTCGGGCTATTCGACGCCATCAAGGGCGACCAGTGGCTGGCCCTCGTGGCCGGCCTCGGCGTGCTCGTGCTTCTCTTCGAGGTGGGCATCGAGTCGACCGTCCGCCAGATGCTCCAGGTGGGCGCTTCGGCCGCTCTGGTCGCCTTCCTGGGCGTGGCGGCGCCCTTCGGACTCGGTTGGGGGCTGGGCGTCTTGCTGTTGCCGCAGCACGGCACCCTGTTCCACGCCTTTCTCGGGGCGACGCTGTGCGCGACGAGCATCGGCATCACGGCGCGGGTGCTCAAGGACCTGGACCTGTCCGCCTCGAAAGAGGCCCGGGTCGTGCTGGGCGCCGCCGTCCTGGACGACGTCTTGGGCCTGGTCGTGCTCGCCGTGGTGGTGGGCGCCGCCTCGGCCGCGACCGGCGCCTCCTCGACCGCCGCCGGCGCCTCCTCGACCGCGATCGGCGCCGCCGGCGGACTCGACATGGCGGCCCTCGGCTGGGTCCTGCTCAAGGCATTTCTCTTCCTGGCGGGAGCGGTCGTGCTCGGCCTGCACATGTCGCCGTGGCTCTACGCCTTCGCGTCCCGGCTGCGGATGGAGGGCCTGCTCCTGACCCTCTGTCTGGCATTCTGCTTCCTCATGGCCTGGATCGCCCACTTCATCGGCCTCGCGCCCATCGTGGGCGCCTTCGCCGCCGGCCTCATTCTGGTGGACACCGAGTACGAGGAGGGGGGGCGGCGCCATACGCTGGAAGAGCAGGTCCGGCCGATCGCCACCGTGCTGGGGCCGCTCTTCTTCGTGCTGATGGGCATGAAGACCGATCTGGGCGCCCTGCTCCGCCCCGAGGTGCTGGGCGTCGCCCTGCTCCTCACCCTCGTGGCGGTCGCCGGCAAGGCAGTCGCCGGGCTGGGGGTGCTCGAGAGGGGCGTGAGCCGTCTGGGCGTGGGCATCGGGATGGTCCCGCGGGGCGAGGTGGGCCTCGTCTTCGCGGGAGTGGGCGCGCAACTCGTGGTGGACGGGCGGCCCCTGCTGGATGGCGGCACGTTTGCCGCGATCGTGCTCATGGTGGTGCTGACCACCTTGATCACCCCGCCGGCGCTGCGGTGGGTGCTCGCGCGCCGTCAGGCCGACCCGGCCGCCGAAGCCTGA
- a CDS encoding VTT domain-containing protein, with protein MELLTSFIDLFVHLDEHLTELVSTYGVLTYGILTAIIFAEVGLVVTPFLPGDSLLFAVGAIAATGALDLWLLLVLLEVAAIVGNVVNFQIGRWVGPNATRLRFVNQAHLEKTHQFFEKHGGKTIILARFLPIFRTFAPFVAGVGRMSQGWFLLYSVIGGTAWIFGFTLLGYFFGNLPIVEKNFSLVILGIVGVTFVPVVYEAVKHALERRSETDGVRAAATDR; from the coding sequence GTGGAACTGCTGACAAGCTTCATCGACCTCTTCGTCCACCTGGACGAGCACCTGACCGAGCTCGTCTCGACCTACGGGGTCCTGACCTACGGCATCCTCACCGCGATCATCTTCGCCGAGGTCGGCCTGGTCGTGACGCCCTTCCTGCCGGGAGACTCGCTGCTCTTCGCGGTCGGCGCGATCGCCGCGACCGGTGCGCTGGATCTCTGGCTGCTGCTGGTCCTGCTGGAGGTTGCAGCCATCGTGGGCAACGTCGTCAACTTCCAGATCGGCCGCTGGGTCGGGCCAAACGCCACGCGGTTGCGCTTCGTCAACCAGGCGCACCTCGAGAAGACCCACCAGTTCTTCGAGAAGCATGGCGGCAAGACCATCATCCTGGCGCGCTTCCTGCCCATCTTTCGCACCTTCGCCCCCTTCGTCGCCGGCGTCGGGCGGATGAGCCAGGGATGGTTCCTGCTCTACTCGGTCATCGGCGGGACGGCATGGATCTTCGGCTTCACGCTCCTGGGCTACTTCTTCGGCAACCTGCCGATCGTCGAGAAGAACTTCTCGCTGGTCATCCTGGGAATCGTCGGCGTGACGTTCGTGCCGGTCGTCTACGAGGCCGTCAAGCACGCCCTGGAACGCCGCAGCGAGACCGACGGGGTGCGCGCCGCGGCCACCGATCGGTAG
- a CDS encoding response regulator transcription factor, protein MSDGTTPAGPKILIIEDDREISGIMAMELGFEGYAVSVEADGFAGLAAAARLGPDLVILDCMLPGLDGVEVCQRLRSVSDVPIVMLTARGRVADRVRGLDSGADDYVVKPFDLEELLARIRAQLRKHTAKPVAMKVGDLEMDQVAREVRRGSMPIHLSVKEWDLLAFLMRNTRQVLSRERILQEVWNYDFGGDSNILDVYVRYLRQKIEAPGKPKLLHTVRGVGYVLREE, encoded by the coding sequence ATGAGCGACGGCACGACGCCTGCCGGGCCGAAGATCCTGATCATCGAAGACGATCGGGAGATCAGCGGCATCATGGCCATGGAACTCGGCTTCGAGGGCTATGCGGTCAGCGTCGAGGCGGACGGGTTCGCGGGCCTGGCCGCGGCGGCGCGCCTGGGCCCCGACCTGGTCATTCTCGATTGCATGCTGCCCGGCCTGGACGGCGTGGAGGTCTGCCAGCGGCTGCGATCGGTCTCGGACGTTCCCATCGTGATGCTTACGGCCCGCGGGCGGGTCGCGGATCGGGTGCGCGGCCTCGACTCGGGGGCGGACGACTACGTCGTCAAGCCGTTCGACCTCGAAGAACTGCTGGCGCGGATTCGCGCCCAGTTGCGCAAGCACACGGCAAAGCCCGTGGCCATGAAGGTCGGGGACCTGGAGATGGACCAGGTCGCGCGGGAAGTGCGGCGCGGTTCCATGCCCATCCACCTCTCGGTCAAGGAATGGGACCTGCTGGCGTTCCTGATGCGCAATACCCGGCAAGTTTTGTCGCGGGAGCGCATCCTCCAGGAAGTCTGGAACTACGATTTCGGCGGCGACAGCAACATCCTCGACGTGTACGTGCGGTATCTCCGGCAGAAGATCGAGGCGCCCGGCAAACCGAAGCTGCTGCACACGGTGCGGGGTGTCGGCTATGTTCTTCGCGAGGAGTGA
- a CDS encoding HAMP domain-containing protein: protein MFFARSEEPVPVRVRLTFGFVLAFGALLVCLEFLDERALKLLQERAVQEDLAEKVEEVKDSIQSVSEAQSVPAELSEDGSFVEVVGPDGHIVSRSDTLGDAYIPGTRTQRIVPPRGAERLADPVATADAQLSVPGGKKYRAVVGVPVEAIEEARAQKRVSGIVAVGLGLLLTGLIGYAFSGIALRPVERLRRQVEAIEAEDVRRRIDLGRLPPDEIGRLARTFNELLDRVAVSREKQQRFIEDASHDLRSPITVIAGQSQLLLKRHRQDPALLEPGLRGILREAERLRRLVDDLLAIAQTAPLDSPGEEADVAAIAAEMVASRRHVHPQVRLGALEPGPVKADPDHIRRILANLLDNATRAVAADGTVEVAVGRHDGIVRLTVRDDGVGIPAEDVPRVFDRFYRVATVRDREGSGLGLSVVQSLASLHGGSVSLTSVQGAGTEVRVDLPVAGETWRGDA, encoded by the coding sequence ATGTTCTTCGCGAGGAGTGAAGAGCCGGTCCCGGTCCGGGTCAGGCTGACTTTCGGGTTCGTCCTGGCCTTCGGGGCGCTCCTGGTATGCCTGGAGTTCCTGGACGAGCGAGCGTTGAAACTGCTCCAGGAGCGGGCGGTGCAGGAAGATCTCGCCGAGAAGGTCGAGGAGGTCAAGGACTCGATCCAGTCGGTCTCCGAGGCGCAATCCGTCCCCGCGGAATTGAGCGAGGACGGCTCCTTCGTGGAGGTCGTGGGCCCCGACGGGCACATCGTGTCGCGGTCGGATACGCTGGGCGACGCCTACATCCCGGGGACCAGGACCCAGCGCATCGTCCCGCCCAGGGGCGCCGAGAGGCTCGCCGACCCGGTCGCCACGGCCGACGCGCAGCTGTCGGTTCCCGGCGGCAAGAAGTACCGCGCCGTCGTGGGCGTGCCGGTGGAGGCCATCGAGGAGGCCCGGGCGCAGAAGCGGGTGTCCGGGATCGTCGCGGTGGGCCTCGGGCTGCTCCTGACGGGGCTCATCGGCTACGCATTCTCGGGCATCGCGCTCCGGCCCGTGGAGCGGCTGCGGCGGCAGGTCGAGGCCATAGAGGCCGAGGACGTGCGGCGGCGCATCGACCTGGGCCGGCTGCCGCCCGACGAAATCGGGCGCCTCGCGCGAACCTTCAACGAGCTGCTGGATCGGGTGGCCGTCTCCCGCGAGAAGCAGCAGCGCTTCATCGAGGACGCCTCCCACGACCTGCGCTCGCCCATCACGGTCATCGCCGGGCAGTCGCAGTTGCTGCTCAAGCGCCACAGGCAGGATCCCGCGCTGCTGGAGCCCGGCCTGCGAGGGATCCTCCGCGAGGCCGAACGGCTGCGCCGCCTGGTGGACGATCTGCTGGCGATCGCCCAGACCGCGCCCCTGGATTCCCCCGGGGAGGAGGCCGACGTGGCGGCCATCGCGGCGGAGATGGTCGCCTCGCGCCGGCACGTGCACCCGCAGGTGCGGCTGGGAGCCCTGGAACCCGGGCCCGTCAAGGCGGATCCGGACCACATCCGGCGGATCCTGGCAAACCTCCTCGACAACGCGACCCGCGCCGTGGCGGCCGACGGCACCGTGGAGGTGGCGGTGGGCCGGCACGACGGGATCGTGCGCCTGACGGTACGCGACGACGGCGTGGGTATCCCGGCCGAGGACGTGCCCAGGGTGTTCGACCGCTTCTACCGCGTGGCCACCGTCCGCGACCGCGAGGGGAGCGGCCTGGGCCTGTCGGTGGTGCAATCGCTGGCGAGCCTGCACGGGGGCAGCGTCAGCCTGACCAGCGTCCAGGGGGCGGGCACCGAGGTGCGGGTGGACCTGCCGGTGGCGGGGGAGACCTGGCGCGGCGACGCCTGA
- a CDS encoding DUF1669 domain-containing protein — translation MLRPRLPAALRRVLLGLAAGMLVPACGAQAPAPLGARLANSEADPFGAQNSGAAIEAFFNKTYGETIAANEPAARDSAINTDKGLLALIRSARKSLDGAFYDINDPGVVAAMIEAARRGVAVRLVTDTDNMAEKDDPTRPRQAILDLQAAGVAVRDDRRSAIMHHKFLIVDRKAVWMGSTNLTTSSLYHHNNNALILRSGGIADQYGKEFSRLFEQGSFGPLTGMFDGLVRPTFKMGGASVQVYFSPKGGGKAAVADELRRSRKSIRFLTFSLTDREVGDILVAKRRAGVEVTGVFDRWLAAGPYSLFLPFKAEVQSVYKDGNEALMHHKVFIIDGTTVITGSFNYSQNAESANNESFVIARRSRGLADAFEEEFQRVLNAALVNKPPAAKPRDSEQEVPEVPKI, via the coding sequence ATGCTACGCCCCCGCTTGCCTGCCGCGCTCCGGCGCGTGCTTCTCGGCCTCGCCGCCGGGATGCTGGTCCCGGCCTGCGGCGCGCAGGCCCCGGCGCCTCTTGGCGCCCGCCTCGCGAACTCCGAGGCCGATCCCTTCGGGGCGCAGAACTCCGGCGCGGCGATCGAGGCGTTCTTCAACAAGACGTACGGCGAGACGATCGCCGCCAACGAACCGGCCGCGCGGGACAGCGCGATCAACACCGACAAGGGCTTGCTCGCGCTGATCCGCTCGGCGCGCAAGAGCCTCGACGGCGCGTTCTACGACATCAACGATCCGGGCGTCGTGGCCGCCATGATCGAGGCGGCGCGGCGCGGCGTCGCCGTCCGCCTGGTGACCGACACCGACAACATGGCCGAGAAGGACGACCCGACCAGGCCCAGGCAAGCCATCCTCGACCTCCAGGCCGCCGGCGTCGCCGTGCGCGACGACCGCCGCAGCGCGATCATGCACCACAAGTTCCTGATCGTGGACCGGAAAGCCGTGTGGATGGGGTCGACGAACCTCACGACCAGCAGCCTCTACCATCACAACAACAACGCCCTGATCCTGCGGTCCGGCGGGATCGCCGACCAGTACGGCAAGGAGTTCTCCCGCCTGTTCGAGCAGGGCTCCTTCGGGCCCCTCACCGGCATGTTCGACGGACTGGTGCGGCCGACCTTCAAGATGGGCGGCGCGTCCGTGCAGGTCTACTTCTCGCCCAAGGGCGGCGGCAAGGCCGCCGTGGCCGACGAGTTGCGGCGATCGCGCAAGAGCATCCGCTTCCTGACGTTCTCGCTGACCGACCGGGAAGTGGGCGACATCCTGGTCGCCAAGCGACGGGCGGGCGTCGAGGTGACCGGCGTCTTCGACCGGTGGCTGGCCGCCGGGCCCTACTCGCTCTTCCTGCCCTTCAAGGCCGAGGTCCAGAGCGTGTACAAGGACGGCAACGAGGCCCTCATGCACCACAAGGTCTTCATCATCGACGGGACCACGGTGATCACCGGGTCGTTCAACTACTCGCAGAACGCCGAGAGCGCCAACAACGAGAGCTTCGTGATCGCCCGGCGCTCGCGCGGCCTGGCCGATGCGTTCGAGGAAGAATTCCAGCGGGTCCTGAACGCGGCCCTGGTCAACAAGCCCCCGGCCGCCAAGCCGCGGGACTCCGAGCAGGAAGTGCCGGAAGTACCTAAGATCTGA
- a CDS encoding thioredoxin domain-containing protein, translating into MKQKTAFILAAVGLLLAFIVGAIMYRAQETDTSAALAEKNRTVLLRDHSPVLGRTDAPVTIVEFIDPACETCRHFYPLVKDMLAAHPDELRLVMRYAPFHQGADAVVAVLEATRKQGKYWQAMEALLFNQSAWAIHHVAQVDLAWKPLEGLGLDLAKVRADAKDPAIARLIAQDLADARTLGVTKTPEYFVNGRPLPTFGYEPLKQLVDEEIRRVRRK; encoded by the coding sequence ATGAAACAAAAGACCGCCTTCATCCTCGCCGCGGTGGGCCTGCTGCTCGCCTTCATCGTCGGCGCCATCATGTATCGCGCCCAGGAAACTGACACCAGCGCGGCGCTGGCCGAGAAGAATCGCACCGTGCTGCTGCGCGACCACTCGCCCGTGCTGGGCCGGACCGACGCGCCGGTGACCATCGTCGAGTTCATCGATCCGGCCTGCGAGACCTGCCGGCACTTCTACCCGCTGGTCAAGGACATGCTTGCCGCCCATCCGGACGAGCTGCGCCTGGTCATGCGCTACGCGCCGTTCCACCAGGGCGCCGACGCCGTGGTCGCGGTGCTGGAGGCTACACGCAAGCAGGGCAAGTACTGGCAGGCCATGGAGGCCCTGCTCTTCAACCAGTCCGCCTGGGCCATCCATCACGTCGCACAGGTCGATCTGGCCTGGAAACCCCTGGAGGGCCTGGGCCTCGACCTTGCCAAGGTGCGGGCCGACGCCAAGGACCCGGCGATCGCCCGGCTGATCGCCCAGGATCTCGCGGACGCACGCACGCTGGGCGTCACAAAGACCCCCGAGTACTTCGTCAACGGCCGGCCCCTGCCGACGTTCGGCTACGAGCCGCTAAAGCAACTCGTGGACGAGGAGATCCGGCGGGTGCGCCGTAAGTAG
- a CDS encoding disulfide bond formation protein B, whose product MTSSTETSALAAGERAGWALVFGAWLIAAAGTLGALFFSLVMKLPPCDLCWYQRIFMFPLTLILPFGMFPFDRGVIRYASPLAAGGWLIAAFQQALVAGWIPERIKPCSQGVPCSETVATWFGFVTIPLLSLVAFTLIGALLIAAHLRSSRP is encoded by the coding sequence ATGACCAGCTCCACCGAGACCTCGGCCCTTGCCGCCGGCGAGCGGGCAGGCTGGGCGCTGGTGTTCGGCGCCTGGCTGATCGCCGCCGCGGGCACGCTCGGGGCGCTTTTCTTCAGCCTGGTCATGAAGCTGCCGCCGTGCGATCTCTGCTGGTACCAGCGCATCTTCATGTTTCCCCTGACGCTGATCCTGCCGTTCGGGATGTTCCCCTTCGATCGGGGCGTGATCCGCTACGCCTCGCCCCTGGCGGCCGGCGGCTGGCTGATCGCCGCGTTCCAGCAGGCGCTGGTCGCCGGCTGGATCCCCGAGCGGATCAAGCCGTGCAGCCAGGGCGTGCCCTGCTCGGAGACGGTCGCCACCTGGTTCGGCTTCGTGACCATCCCGTTGCTGTCGCTCGTCGCGTTCACGCTGATCGGCGCCTTGCTGATCGCCGCCCACCTCCGGAGTTCCAGACCATGA